In Hyperolius riggenbachi isolate aHypRig1 chromosome 10, aHypRig1.pri, whole genome shotgun sequence, a genomic segment contains:
- the PRDX3 gene encoding thioredoxin-dependent peroxide reductase, mitochondrial → MAASWGRLLGARILRAAAAPVSRSVQRPIAGARVSCASTKFHFSTSSSRLFPSVTQHAPQFKGTAVVNGEFKDLSLDDFKGKYLVLFFYPLDFTFVCPTEIVAFSDKANEFHDVNCEVVAVSVDSHFCHLAWTNTSRKNGGLGHMNIPLLSDLTKQISRDYGVLLETPGIALRGLFIIDPNGIVRHMSVNDLPVGRSVEETLRLVKAFQYVETHGEVCPANWTPHSPTIKPSPQGSKEYFEKVH, encoded by the exons ATACTCCGTGCTGCAGCTGCTCCAGTTTCCCGTTCCGTCCAACGTCCTATCGCTGGAGCTCGCGTCAGCTGTGCCAGTACAAAATTTCATTTCAGCACGA GCTCCTCGCGGCTCTTCCCCTCCGttacccagcatgcaccacaGTTTAAAGGGACAGCCGTTGTCAATGGAGAATTCAAAGATCTAAGCCTGGATGACTTCAAGGGGAAGTACCTCGTGCTCTTCTTCTACCCTTTAGACTT caccTTTGTCTGTCCCACCGAGATTGTGGCATTTAGTGACAAAGCCAATGAGTTCCATGATGTCAACTGTGAAGTGGTGGCCGTCTCTGTGGACTCCCATTTCTGCCACTTGGCCTGGACCAATACTTCCAGAAAG AATGGTGGATTGGGACACATGAACATCCCGCTGTTATCTGACCTAACAAAGCAAATCTCTAGAGACTATGGAGTCCTGTTGGAGACCCCCGGAATCGCACTCAG GGGACTCTTTATAATTGATCCCAATGGAATAGTGCGACACATGAGTGTGAACGATCTTCCAGTCGGCAGAAGTGTAGAGGAGACTCTTAGGTTGGTGAAAGCCTTCCAGTATGTGGAGACACACGGTGAAGTGTGCCCAGCTAACTGGACACCACACTCCCCCACA atcAAACCCAGCCCTCAAGGATCAAAGGAATATTTTGAAAAAGTGCACTGA